From a single Oncorhynchus tshawytscha isolate Ot180627B linkage group LG33, Otsh_v2.0, whole genome shotgun sequence genomic region:
- the LOC112231291 gene encoding zinc finger protein 587 codes for MASRRGNCNSGMDSPLNSNSTAGGANRKQSIINAPNRAGTESCDRKVEKAEYAHQACQGNMTISSLKTRLAPTIRTTLSAAVDTLLGEVVLVLNETQQELVNKEQENERLKVELRTLQECLSSAQKLIDQLQIPFPGAQTMGQSVFAPSLTSIGSMNTSMDRDRQSHRNVNGADGRCVSGVDLEMSGSLNESLHGYDSRDDYKMCQLSIQPDGSVTNHSMDSYAANTPNICSDHSRPDERRQQQGTRAGGTRFEIKEEQGPGTSSGPEQACRRGPGPRSAGGAGGSEQTAQNVGDLGYIHVVEQEGSLRSGSYSLRHPKPTRPRTATGGPTQGGLAGQKVVLRSPGTVGRDSISPGRAGETAGPSTSPGDPDADRPHHCLECGKTFRLISSLKKHIRIHTGEKPYPCGVCGRRFRESGALKTHLRIHTGEKPYSCSECPKIFRHLDGLRKHQRTHTGDKPYVCAICGKRLSRLQHLKHHQRIHTGEKPCICPFCNRTFKEPAALRKHVRTHREESGNMEAGLGEEPDPDALDNINSLHPAAPSPQMRFDEWGAEGDDVDCV; via the exons atggctTCCAGGCGAGGAAATTGTAACAGCGGCATGGATTCTCCGTTGAATAGCAATAGCACAGCCGGTGGTGCTAATCGTAAACAAAGTATAATCAACGCACCAAACCGAGCTGGGACTGAGTCTTGTGATCGTAAAGTAGAGAAAGCTGAGTATGCGCACCAAGCATGCCAGGGCAACATGACTATATCCTCACTCAAGACACGGTTAGCCCCGACCATTCGAACCACGTTATCCGCTGCTGTAGATACCCTCTTGGGCGAGGTAGTACTTGTGCTCAACGAGACCCAACAAGAGCTGGTTAACAAGGAGCAGGAGAACGAAAGGCTCAAAGTGGAATTGAGGACGTTGCAGGAATGTCTTAGCAGCGCCCAAAAGTTAATTGACCAGTTGCAAATTCCTTTCCCTGGTGCACAGACCATGGGTCAGTCAGTTTTCGCCCCCTCTCTCACATCTATTGGCTCTATGAACACAAGTATGGACAGGGACCGCCAGAGCCACCGTAATGTCAATGGCGCGGACGGACGGTGTGTTTCCGGAGTCGACCTAGAGATGAGTGGCTCTCTCAATGAGTCTCTGCATGGGTACGACTCCAGGGATGACTATAAAATGTGTCAGCTCTCTATCCAACCAGACGGCTCTGTGACCAACCATTCTATGGACTCTTATGCTGCCAACACACCTAACATCTGCTCTGACCACAGCCGGCCAG ATGAGAGAAGGCAGCAGCAGGGGACACGAGCAGGAGGAACAAGATTTGAGATCAAAGAAGAGCAGGGGCCTGGTACAAGTTCAGGTCCAGAGCAGGCTTGCAGGAGAGGGCCAGGGCCGAGGAGCGCCGGGGGTGCTGGCGGCAGTGAGCAGACGGCCCAGAATGTGGGTGATCTGGGATATATCCATGTGGTGGAGCAGGAGGGGTCATTGCGCTCCGGCAGCTACTCTCTTCGACACCCAAAACCCACGAGGCCACGTACTGCCACTGGTGGTCCGACTCAGGGTGGACTGGCAGGACAGAAAGTGGTGTTGAGGTCTCCTGGAACAGTGGGAAGGGACAGCATATCCCCAGGGAGGGCGGGAGAGACAGCAGGACCATCCACCTCTCCAGGAGATCCAGATGCAGATCGGCCCCACCACTGTCTAGAGTGTGGGAAGACCTTCCGCCTCATCTCCAGCCTGAAGAAGCACATCCgcatccacacaggagagaagccctaCCCGTGTGGGGTGTGTGGCCGCCGCTTCCGTGAGTCAGGGGCCCTGAAAACCCATCTTCGCATTCACACAGGCGAGAAGCCCTACTCCTGCTCTGAATGTCCTAAAATCTTCCGCCATTTAGATGGCCTGCGCAAGCACCAGCGCACCCACACGGGTGACAAGCCCTATGTGTGTGCCATCTGTGGCAAGCGTCTGAGCCGACTGCAGCACCTGAAGCACCACCAGCGCATCCATACTGGAGAGAAGCCCTGCATCTGCCCCTTCTGCAACCGCACCTTCAAGGAGCCAGCGGCACTGCGCAAGCATGTCCGCACTCACCGTGAGGAGTCTGGCAACATGGAGGCAGGCCTGGGAGAGGAGCCGGACCCAGACGCCCTGGACAACATCAACAGCCTCCATCCTGCTGCCCCCTCCCCTCAGATGAGGTTTGATGAGTGGGGAGCTGAAGGGGACGATGTGGACTGTGTGTAG